Part of the Phycisphaerae bacterium genome, CTTCCAGACCGCGCTGCGGATCGATCCTCTGCTCACCGGCTGGCCATCGGCGTCGAAGCGTCTGGCCGATTGGGGTTACCCGGTTCGCGGCGATTTGGGGTCCGGCGACCTCGATGGCGTGCGGCGTTTTCTCGACGATTGGATCGCCCGGATGAAGCCACGGTACATGGCCGTCTCGCTCAGTCCGGCGTTTCGCTTCCCGGAGGACGGTTCGTGCGGACGCCTGATCGAGGAGTGCATTCTGCCGGTTGCCCGGCAGGCGGGGATTCCGTTCGCCCTGATGATTGGCGTTCGCCGGCAGGTGAACCCTGGTCTTCGGCTTGCCGGCGACGGAGTGGGTGCGGCCGACGTTCAGGCGGTCAGCGAGTTGTGCATGCGTCACCCCGACAACCGCTTCCTCGTCACCATGCTCTCACGCCAAAACCAGCATGAACTCTGCGTGACGGCTCGAAAGCTGCCTAATCTCCACGTATTCGGTTGCTGGTGGTTCCTGAACAACCCGAGCATGATCGAGGAGATGACTCGCCAGCGGTTCGAGCTCCTTGGACTCTCGCATACTCCACAGCACTCTGATGCCCGCGTGCTGGACCAGCTCATCTACAAGTGGTCGCACTCCCGCGCGGTCATCGCCGAGGTGCTGGCCGACAAGTACGTGGATCTCGCCCGCGCGGGCTGGCAGGTGACGGCGGCGGAAGTGCGGCGCGACGTGGCTGGCCTGTTCGGAGGCACGTTCGAGCAGTTCTGTGCGACAGCCAAGTCGTAGCCTGCTTCAACCTATTGCGTGGGCGCTGTGTCGGGTGGGTATTGTGGGCAGGCCTCCAGCTTGTCGTTTGACCGGCAAGATGCCGGTCTCACGTCTGACGGGCTGCGCTTCTATCC contains:
- a CDS encoding glucuronate isomerase produces the protein FQTALRIDPLLTGWPSASKRLADWGYPVRGDLGSGDLDGVRRFLDDWIARMKPRYMAVSLSPAFRFPEDGSCGRLIEECILPVARQAGIPFALMIGVRRQVNPGLRLAGDGVGAADVQAVSELCMRHPDNRFLVTMLSRQNQHELCVTARKLPNLHVFGCWWFLNNPSMIEEMTRQRFELLGLSHTPQHSDARVLDQLIYKWSHSRAVIAEVLADKYVDLARAGWQVTAAEVRRDVAGLFGGTFEQFCATAKS